The DNA sequence AATGCAATAGCCTACTTTAATACTGATGTACAAACTGAATAGCATAACGTTGGGTTTATTAGGGCTATTATTTGGACGTTAAATAAAAGGAGAGGAAATCTATTCCATAATCTATACCACATTATTATTTTTGGAGAATGTCCGTTGTAAACTCAGTGAAATAACGTGTAAGAAGGCTACTATTCTACATTATAAGGTATAGGCCTATAGGTTTCTTTAATCAATAGATCATCATGCAATATTTACATACAGAGGCCTTTCAAATAACTATCCTAAGTTATTTTTGAAATCGGATAGCATTGGTGCTTTAAACCCATGCCAGTTGATTTACAATATCTTTACAATTTTGCACCCTACTGGGCATAGATGCCATTTCAACGTCTAGGTATTATGTACATTTTGGCTGTTTTCAACTAACGCGAATTCAacttgaaatcaacaaaaaacgttcaccatgtcattggatctAAGTTAAAATGTCTGTAAATTGATAAGTCCAATAAGtgttccacgttgattcaacgtcatcacaatGATTTTTGGGGTTAAATGACATAGAAACAACGTtggttcaaccagtttttgcccagtgggatgttTCTTTACCTTTCTTTCCTATCTGAAAGCCCCAACCTTTGTGGCAGGCACTCATGACACGTATAACTAGTATAAGAAGTTCTAAAATTATATCACCTCATAAAATAAACTACTTGTAATTAATAGACTATGAAAATAGCAGGGAATTACACAATCTGCGTGCTATGAACGCGAATGCAAGATGAGGGGGGTTGACAGTGACAATAATGAATCATGCATGGTGATGCAATAAATTACTTCAGCTATATCCATCGATCTCTTACTTAACTTCAAGCCCTGTCTGAAACTCTCAAAAAACATGGCGAGGACATGATAAAAATGCCCTTTAAGCGGTCTGTAATAATTGATTAGCATTTAGGTACCTCTGCTCCCTCCGCTAACGCTGGAGAGGAGTacagggtggtgggggtgggggggagggcTCCAATTTCAGCCCCTGACGTATTCCCTCCAGGGAGGAAACGGAGCTGCAAACTCAGTTCTGCTCGGCTGCCAGGGTATAGGGCAGTGGAAGAGCCAATCAACGAATCGCGCAGCGCTCTCTTTAAGCCTGACATATCTCCAACAGGAACAAATTGTCCCAACAATCAACATCCGAATCTCCCGTGCGCATCAGGGGTTGAGTGGATATTGCCCGGGCGGATTGTACAGGGTTCTGGAACACAATAACAGCGAAGAATATTTTGACTCTCATCATCCTTCTGGATTGGATCATGTCAATACTACCTTCGTTTGGGTTTACCCAGGAGCAAGTAGCCTGCGTCTGCGAGGTCCTGCAACAAGGAGGGAATCTGGAGAGGCTCGGTCGTTTTCTCTGGTCTCTCCCAGCGTGTGACCACCTCCACAAGAATGAAAGTGTACTGAAAGCAAAGGCGGTGGTCGCCTTCCACCGAGGGAACTTCAGAGAGCTATATAAGATCCTGGAGAGCCACCAGTTTTCCCCGCACAACCATCCCAAGCTGCAGCAGCTGTGGCTGAAAGCGCACTACGTGGAGGCGGAGAAATTGCGCGGCCGACCGCTTGGAGCCGTGGGGAAGTATAGGGTCCGCAGGAAATTCCCTCTGCCCCGCACGATCTGGGACGGCGAGGAGACCAGTTATTGCTTTAAGGAGAAGTCAAGGGGTGTTCTGAGAGAGTGGTACACGCATAACCCCTATCCCTCCCCGCGAGAGAAAAGGGAGCTGGCCGAGGCCACGGGACTGACCACTACGCAGGTCAGCAATTGGTTCAAAAACAGACGCCAGAGAGACAGAGCCGCAGAAGCTAAAGAAAGGTATGCTTAGATCAAAAAGTAAAATGTTGCCATATAGGCTTATAAGTtaatagtataatataataaacgGAACATCATCACATGCGTAATCTCCCAGGTTGAATTTCGTTGAATAAACTCCCAACTTTCTAATTCATTTCCAGTGACATGTCCTTATGCTGCTTTTTAGATGGCCCAAATAATATTACTAAGTAAATGTATGCTGAATGATTTGTCCATTGTAAGTTAGAATTTATCCACAGTAAATTACATTTCCAACATTTAGTGTGATAACCCTAAACAAAGCCTATGGCCTGCAAACATTTGAAATGGAACTAATGACAGCCTATTGACTATCATTATTTCGATAGTGTTCTAAACATTTCTGGCATCTGAAGAAGTTATAGCTACTAAGATAATGTTACATATACAATTGGAGCTACAGGTCACGCGTTTAGTCGTCAATATATGGAATCAGTATGATAAAATATATTATTCTAATGGAATAATGAAAAATATGTGACCAAAAGTTTACATTTTGCAATTGAAATGTACAAATAATTCAAACGGATTTAATATTTTCTAAATTGCTTTCTCCTAAAGTTTAAATCAATATTGGATTGGATTGTTGTTGTCTTATTATTGAAATGTATGGCTTGTTTTTAGGCTATACGACTATAGATTCTGTAAACCTGTGTCCAAAAGGCCTTCATCACTAATTTTGACATATCTTCCCTTCTCAGAGAGAACAGCGAAAACAATAACTCCGGCAACAACAAACAGAACCAGCTGTCTCCCCTCGACGGCGGCAAGTCGCTCATGTCCAGCTCGGAAGATGAGTTCTctccaccacaaagccctgatcAGAACTCTTTGCTTTTGCTCCAGGGAAATATGAGTCACCCCGGCGTCTCCTCTTACCCTATGACCGGCCTCGGTGGCGCACAGCCGCTGCATGGAATGCACGGACACCCGCACCAACTCCAAGACTCGTTGCTGGGACCTCTAACGTCGAGCCTTGTGGATCTAGGCTCCTAAAGGCAAACTGATACTATCTTTGAAAAGACTGATAACTCTACCAGATTGAATAGGCCTACATATATGAAATTAAACTGTGGTAACTTATAACTAGACTGACTTTTGTCTGTCGTTAAATTTGGTTACAACTATAACGCAATTCCTTTATGCGCTTATCCGATTTAGGAGGTACCCTCCTGCCCGTCAATATACAACCAACCCCCTTTACGAACTCTTAAATCAACGAGACACTTAAACTGGACTGCCCTTTGCTTAATTTATGATATTTTTGTTCGGATTAAATGTATAGCAACTTCCTGCTATGGAAACTAAGAAACAACGTTTTCATTAGAATCATAATAATGAGTTTCCAATAAAACAAAAAAGACGTCACATTTGTTTCATGTGTGTTATTTGTATATCCACTCAATAAAataaatagtattatatattCATATACTATATATGAATTCATTCCTCAAATATATTTAGGGCATGCAAAAAATATGGGCTAAAATAAACCAAAACATATTGGTTAGGCTTTCTTCCATTTTGTAGCCTTGATGCCTCTACAGTTACGCACAGCCATGGCAGgaaacaataaaaaataatatatgtTAAACTTTTGTAGACGGAGTTATTCGAAAAGCAAATGCTGTTACTTAGGCGTCAATGTCACTTGTCACTGATCACTGACTACATGAGTGAGATAGTGAGGAATTGGTATGTGTCACTCTGGATGAAGTTCTCTGTTCAACTCTCCGCACCAAAACTACATATTTCATATTTCGTGGAAATTGTTGCTTTAATTTTCACTCAATGTCGTGGGATTTCAGAGATGCTAAAGGCGTTGAAACCAAACACATGAGCAATCCAGAATAACTAACGTTAGAAAACATCCGGATTGGGAACGTCTAAAATGTGGGCCCAAAATCTCATCGGTAAAAAGGGCCATGACATGAGGTATGCACAACAGAGCAGTTTTGTTGAGGATATTTAAAGCCATGTTTTGCCTAAGGCGAAGCCTAGTTCTCGCCCGTGGTCCATGAGCGCTGCGGATCATTACGTCTGTGTTGCCGTGTTTACTTTGCTCTCTCCAGGTGTTTGTTCTGTCGGTTCTGGGCCACGGGAAAGCCACACCATCTGTGAAAGGCGCGCTCACGCGATGATCTTACATGAATCTGTGGCCTATTAAGAAGAACAAATACATGTATATTTTTGTAATATTTCATTCTTACACAGATATGTTCAACATCATGCACAAATGTTAGAATTACAATACAATTACTATTGAACCCTGGTATAACCCTGGTATCACTCTTGTTATAGTCTAAATGTCCTACAATAATTGTGGAAATTGAATGGTTAATTAtaacaccaccatcaccaacaagaataacaacagtagcttAATAtgaattttgttgttgttattagttaTTAGCATACTACTATATTTGTCTaacaataatactaataatgtACTAATAATAACACTACTAGAATAATATTAAGAATTATTGCTGCAAGGCTGATTTGTATAGGGTATTACTAGGGCCTAAAGTAGCGTGAGTTAGCCCATATGGCAATCGTCAATGGACAATAACATTTATAGCCTACTGCCTGAACCAAATATCTGCTCATATTTTGAAACTGATTTTCTCACTTGCACTAGAAAAGATTCTGGTAACCTCTTCCGTCCCCCACCCCCTACCCATTCGGCTTATGTCAGGGTGAATTGTTTTGAACATAGAGCACCAAGGATTTCCTGAGCCTAATCTGAACCAGTTGTTGCTAGCTTTAGAGCCTGATTGTGAAGATTGCAGGTCTATGCCCCTCTGTAGCATGAGGAACCCTGGCCCTGGGCAGTCTGCATCCCGGAGGAAGTTGTCATTTGGGACTGTTTCTCAGTTATGATTAACAAATGTATTCTACAGTGGAGTGAATATTTACCACTTGCAGCTCGGTATTTCATATTGTGAAGTGATGTGGTTGTTAGATTTTGAGTAGTTTTCCAATAATATGTTGAGAAACACTCTTTTTCATGCCACTTCGATATGGAAGATACTtttttgtagcaggttaggagatcTTACGCATCAGGTTAGGAAAAATCATGTAGCAGGGTAGGagactgaggttaaggttaggaaaaggatTAGGGTTAGCAAAAATGCTCTCTTAACCTGCTACAAAAATCTATTTTTTATCAGTGGCATGAAAAGAGTGTGCCCCATTATATGTTATACTAGCCCTAGGTCTACCCTACTACGAAAGGCAACTTGACACAATGCCTCAGGATTCCCTGGATGTACATGTATCCTTTAAATCTTATAAGAAATAACGTTTGGACCTCGTTTGAACTCCAAAAAAATCAGGAACCCCAGTGTATTTGATTCACAGTAGACACATAAACAAGTTTATGTCTTAAAAAAGTTTAAGTGACTAAAAAAAAAGGTTTGGAATATTCTGCACTCTACCACCCACCCACAAGCAATGTGCAGCAAACCTTTGACTAACAAAATAGATACTTCAGACCAAATTACAAGAAATCTCCCATGTGGCTGCAGGCAGAGAAAAACTAACAGGTAATTGGCTAACAGGTAAATAACAAAGGGACCAAGGCAGACATGCAAGTTAAGTCTCAGGGCAATATGTCCGGTAAAGGACGGATACACAGGAGATTACTATGTGCCATACAGGAATGCAGCCATCAATGTCACCTCTACAGGGGGTATAAATAGAATATCAATTCAATCCCTTGCGGAAACTCGGACAAGGCTTTTAATTACGCCTGAATCCCACACTTCCGATTCCAACTGAACACACTGTGCATTTACACTGGACAGttaagacagacacacagaaaatGTCAGTCTACTCTATCTGGCACACAGAGAATTCCACAAGTGCAGCAGTGCAGCATGTCTAGGAGGAGTAGCCTTGGCCTCAGCCTTAGCCACTGGGCTCCTTCTGCACTAGGCCTGGATGAGATGTGGCATCAGGTCTACTGTGAGCTGACTGGTGTCAGTAACAACAGCTGCTAATGGACAGTAGAGAAGTCACAAGGGCATTTTGTTTTTCATGGATATAACTTGCAGTCTCATTAAATCAATGTCAGGAAAGGCCTTTTCAGGTGTAAATAAACATCAAGAAGAGTAAATGAATGTACACAGTCTGCTATAGAGCGTGGGAGAGGGGTCTGGTATGTCTTTTTTTGGTAAGAACTCAGAGTGAGTAAAACAATCATATACAATGAGGACAAAAGCCAAAGGTAAGGAACTTGGTCTCGGGTTGGCTTTCTCAGGTCTAGTGCCTGCAGGTATAACCTTACCCCCACATGGGAGCATCATGTGAGACAATCCCAGGTATCCATAACCACAGACTGTATGAGGGGTGTGGGCTTGGGGAGATGGGGGTAGAAGGGGGGTGATGAGGGACAAAAGGATCTTTTCAGGTCTGCcgcagagagggaggtggggcgGGGGTTGATGGGCTTGTGGGGAGATTTTCTTACCAATGATGCATGGATCTGACAACGCtccagcctggcctggcctgccccAGAGGCAGactaagactgtgtgtgtgtgtgtgtttgtgtgtttttggtttttacattccttgtggggaccagacaTCTCCACAAAGACAGTAAAGCAAGGACAAAGTGGGGACATTTTGCTGTTCCAcacaaggaaaaaggctattttaggcttaggagataggtttagggttagggttacaattgcAGGTTAgagttagaattagagttagggattatggtttaggagttagggttaggtttaggggtttggggttaaggttatggttaggggttatggtattttgaatgggaatcaattgtttggtccccacaaggatagtagaacaaacatgtgtgtttgtgtgtgtgtaagagagagagaaagtgtgtacTATAATACAGTGCTATAACCTTTAAACAGCTGTTCTCCGTAGTGTTTCTAGgtaaatattgtgtgtgtgttgttcaatGCAAACAGTGAGCGCCATAGAAAGTCTCTTCTCAGAGTGGTCCAGCAGGAAGCCTCTGGTACAACAGGAAGCTCCTCGTAGCGTTGGTGAAAGAAATATTTATCTCTATCTCACTATGCTGAGTGATGCATGACCCAGAGTTCAAAGACAAGGAGGAGCACAGACTATGAACCCAAGCTATTATTGTGTAAGATAGCATGTTGTGTGTCAAATGAAATGTGTCAAGTAGAGCAGACAATGAATGGGAATTTTAATATCTTTACAAATAGAAAAGGTGGCGGACAAGATGGAACTCGATTCTGACGCCTTTGAAAAAAGCTTGTAAAGAGAAATATGGCTGGAAGGCCTGGGCTCATGTAACCGACCCTCACAGAGACAAAGCTAGGTTTCACAGAATCAGATATCGGTATTTTGGGACCTTAGTAGGAAAAGCGATACGTAGATATTTTTTTCCTAATATTGAATTTTGAACACAAGAAAGTGACTTCAGTCTGGGATGTTGGAACTGAATATTTCCACAAGTTGACAGCTCTTGTTATCCTGTGCCAAATCTCGTTTGAGCACACTACTGTGATGTGCCTCAGAGAAGgtatacgcacacacatacaaatacatgtacatatacacacatgcacCACATATTATTCTAAACTAAACTAAAGAAAAGCATGAAACTAAAAAGCAATAACATTATTCCACAATAAAAATACTACAAATATTACTATCCTTAGTAAACCATCCATCCCTAGAGAGGCCTGATGGAGCTAATGTTACCTGGCTGCATGCAATGGCCCCGGGGGCGTAAGGGGCACAGGCAGACACAACAGGAGGAAGTGTTATGGGATATGGGATAATGAAATATACCCCACTGTCCCATGGGCCGTCACGCACCTACCCCAGAGGTTCACAAACAGCTTATGTGACCCCCCAGACCTAAATCACACCCCTTCCCCCCCAGATTCCGGTGCAAAATGTAGTTTGTGTTTGTTTGGTGACATGAGAGAGACAAGTCCCAGAAATCTAGATTCCATCCATTtccccgctccccgctccccTCGCCCCTCATTCCCATATGCCAGCACAGGATAAAATACCCTGGTTGGGTCCTCAAAAAAATATTTAAGGAAATGAAAGTTGGAACACGATCGTCTGTGTGCCAAACATCTCCCTGAGAAGGAAcaaaagggagaaaaaaaaatctgCTCAGGCTATTTTAGCTTGcagatgacagagggagagacggaatgggagggagggagagagagagaaggagggacagagagagggagggagagagagagagagggagcaagagagtatgagggacagaaagagagtgcaAAAACAGAGGAAAAGGTGAAGTGCAGAGAAAGAAAGATTCAGAGAAAGAGGTGGTGAGAAGACgtaagaaataatacaaataaggagagacaggagagaaaataATATTGTgtgggagagggaaggaaaaggatagagagggggatggaaacaGTTACCAGTACTTTGGACACAGGACCCCTATGCCGCAGATATGCGTGCACTAAGGAATATAAACTTCTCATTCCTGTCCTATATCGCCAGTAAGCCTCTCTTGTGGGAATGCCTTTGTGGCTCGTCATTCATAAGAGGTTCACTGGTTATGCTCTAGTTAAGTGAgtccagaagagagagagagagaaaatattatGTTAacctactgtgtgtttctgtgtgtgtttgtgggtgtgtgatTGTGTACATGCACGAGAGAAAGACCTATTTCAAGAACAGAGATAAATGTATGCATTCCCCTCTTACCTCTGACCACTCCCACCTCATCTGTCTTGCTACTCTCCTGATATCTGTGACATGCTCCTCTGCACCCTTCCCTGACCTCACAGATGGAATATGGACCTCTCAACCTGTAACAGAAGACGGAATCCTTATGAGCATCTTTAAAGGCAGGCAACATTGCTAGATTGCTATTGACAGCATGCCACCTTAGGTAGAGGGATACATATATGATCAGGCATGGCTAGGTATACGGTTGGGAGTATAATACACTTCACCAATGTAACCAACAGCTCAGCCTCATTGATAAGGACATAAAAGCAGAGGGATGAGAAGGGGTTAAAAATGTCCTGGTTGTGATGTCCTGTGCATTCGCTGCATTGTGACAGTGGCCATGGGTAATTACAGCGCTCTCCATGGGTTACCCCCCACTTACAGCCAGAGGAACTGAAGACCCCCCTTACAGAGCATTGGTTTATAGGTCTACCACTAGATGCAGATATTTGTTATGTGCTCAAAGGCTCAAAAGCAGACAATGTCACTCCTTTGGGTATGCACTACAGCATATCTGTGACACAGTGGAGAACAGCAGAAAGGAACTGTTGCTGTCATCATGACCTAGCCAAGCCTAACCATAAAACCAACCGAATGAAAATGTAATTGACctaggctttgtgtgtgtgtgtgtgtggtttaacTTTACTATCCTTTATCCTTTTAGGAAAACAAGGTCAATttgacaagtggggacatttcacCTGTCTCCAAAAGGAAAAGTCTTgttttaggattagggttaggtttacaattagagttacaattagggttaggggtaggattagggttagttttagggttagggtttgaggttaaggttaagggttaagattagtgttagtgttaagggttaagggttagatgTAGGGTTAATGTTAGAGTTAAGGACAATATGATTTTCAATGAAAAAGCAATTGTTCTCCACTTGGATAGTAAAATCaacatatgtatgtgtgtgtgtgtgtgtgtgtgtgtgtgtgtgtgtgtgtgccaatggggaaacagaggggtaaACAGACACAGCATTACATCCTACAACACAGCCCTGATGGGTAGATAATAAGGAAACGTACCTGCACACCTACagtgttgttaatatgactccTAGGCAAGCACGGGCATTGGGTCAAGATTTCTAATGGCTGTGAAACAAATGCTGATGCGCAAACAACAGGTGCAGTGTTTACATATGTTTTACCAATGCCCCAGACAGTAAAGCCACTCCCAAGTTTGAGAAGGATGCTGCTAAATCTATTAGATTAGCCTTAAATGGAAAATAAACATCTCAACATAAATAAACAGAGATTACAAATGAATACACATTGTGTGCGCAGGATTATGTTGTGTTCACCTGAAGACAGTCTCATTCACATTCCAAAGAAACTTAAGTCCAATAAAATGTGAACGCTCTGTAAACACCCACGCCACttttcctcatcctcatcctcattctcatcctcatcctcatccggGTGCATTATTCTACCCTTCCCTGAAAGGTGACTACAGTGATCAGGTAAAAAAGagttgtctacagtatgtgttagaCACCGCTCTTACTAGAATGTCTAGCTATTGTCCCTGGTCAAATGAATTACCTACTTACAATAACCAGTTCCAATATGTAGTTGAGAGTCAGAGAATTAAGTAGGCTTACATGCATGTTCTGCAGACAGATACATTAATTAATCGATCACACTGCATGTAACTAAGTGGTATTAATGCAACTTTATTCAATGACTTAAAGCTGGGTACAACTAGCTGACAGAACTGGTGGTTCGCGGCAGCAGCTGTGTGTGATGGGAGTCACTTGTGCACAGGGGGATGACATGTTCAACAGGGATGTTCTGCTGAGGGGGCACCGCCACCGCCTCAAGGGTAAGAGAGTCcctcactgtcactctctcttaAAGGTTTGGCAGGTGTATAACTCTAACTCAAGAGCAGTCTGAGAAAAGCTAAAGGTGCTGAGCTTAAACTTGGTGACAGCTGCAGAAACTAGAGACCAAAGTGTTTAAATATAGAACCCCAACTGGAGCACTTGCACTTCTCAACACACTTATTTACACATTGATATTCACACCCACTACCATGATACAGTGCACACAGTGATATAGGCTAAGCAGTCATACATTAAAACTCAATAATTCACtcaataataatcataatctaCTGTAGTGTGCTGCTCGATAGTAAAGCACCATATTTATTGACATAGAGTACTATCATGCAGTGATGCATGACTTCAGACATCGA is a window from the Oncorhynchus keta strain PuntledgeMale-10-30-2019 chromosome 35, Oket_V2, whole genome shotgun sequence genome containing:
- the six1a gene encoding homeobox protein six1a; this encodes MSILPSFGFTQEQVACVCEVLQQGGNLERLGRFLWSLPACDHLHKNESVLKAKAVVAFHRGNFRELYKILESHQFSPHNHPKLQQLWLKAHYVEAEKLRGRPLGAVGKYRVRRKFPLPRTIWDGEETSYCFKEKSRGVLREWYTHNPYPSPREKRELAEATGLTTTQVSNWFKNRRQRDRAAEAKERENSENNNSGNNKQNQLSPLDGGKSLMSSSEDEFSPPQSPDQNSLLLLQGNMSHPGVSSYPMTGLGGAQPLHGMHGHPHQLQDSLLGPLTSSLVDLGS